The Hyperthermus butylicus DSM 5456 genome includes a region encoding these proteins:
- the twy1 gene encoding 4-demethylwyosine synthase TYW1 codes for MSSSTLAEFRPRTVRGKRWKYRIEDFPEPYRTLYRILQKQGYIIIGRHSVYKKCHWTHAALVEERFCYKCRFYGIESHRCIQMSPSALWCWNACMHCWRLRPTDTMRWDDTKIPWVDDPDLIVEGSIEAHREALMGYRGHPRMDERMKKRLEEAMNPAHVAISLTGEPTLYPRLGELIKEYHKRGLTTFLVTRGIRPDVLANLEEEPTQLYVSLEAWDKKSFNYFNKPLVPRGWELTLKTLELLPSFSSMTVIRFTLVKSFNMHDEALKAWAKLVEISQPTYIEFKSYMHVGAARQRLSASDMAKHLEVFMFAKKFADMTGYRIVSQQIESRVVLLSRLDKPVRVGKGCKEGWEREKVRVEQLLELLERKKDIDETEYRMVLEQKI; via the coding sequence ATGAGTAGCTCTACGCTAGCAGAGTTCAGGCCTAGGACAGTTAGGGGTAAGCGCTGGAAGTACAGGATAGAGGACTTTCCCGAGCCCTACCGGACACTGTACCGGATACTCCAGAAGCAAGGCTACATCATTATAGGCAGGCATAGCGTATACAAGAAGTGTCACTGGACGCACGCGGCGCTTGTAGAGGAGAGGTTCTGCTATAAGTGCCGGTTCTACGGCATAGAGAGCCACCGTTGCATCCAGATGAGCCCATCGGCGCTCTGGTGCTGGAATGCCTGCATGCACTGCTGGAGGCTAAGGCCTACCGACACCATGAGATGGGATGACACAAAGATACCGTGGGTTGACGACCCAGATCTAATAGTCGAGGGCAGCATTGAGGCCCACCGAGAAGCCCTCATGGGCTACCGTGGCCACCCACGAATGGATGAGCGAATGAAGAAGAGGCTCGAGGAAGCAATGAACCCCGCCCATGTAGCGATAAGTCTGACGGGTGAACCCACACTCTATCCGAGGCTAGGCGAGCTGATAAAGGAGTACCACAAGAGAGGACTAACAACGTTCCTCGTAACTCGCGGAATAAGGCCGGATGTTCTCGCTAATCTAGAGGAGGAGCCTACACAGCTCTATGTGAGCCTCGAGGCCTGGGATAAGAAGAGCTTCAACTACTTCAACAAGCCGCTGGTTCCTAGGGGGTGGGAGTTGACACTCAAGACGCTAGAGCTACTACCATCATTCTCAAGTATGACTGTTATAAGGTTCACGTTGGTAAAGAGTTTCAACATGCATGATGAAGCACTAAAGGCTTGGGCTAAACTCGTAGAGATCTCTCAGCCAACCTACATAGAGTTCAAGTCATACATGCATGTTGGTGCTGCGCGGCAGAGACTCTCGGCAAGCGATATGGCTAAGCATCTGGAGGTATTCATGTTTGCGAAGAAGTTCGCAGACATGACCGGATATAGGATAGTATCGCAGCAGATCGAAAGCAGGGTGGTCCTCCTCTCAAGGCTCGACAAGCCCGTCCGTGTCGGCAAGGGTTGCAAGGAGGGGTGGGAGCGAGAGAAAGTACGCGTAGAGCAGTTGCTCGAACTCCTTGAGCGCAAGAAGGACATAGACGAAACTGAATATAGAATGGTACTGGAGCAGAAAATCTAG
- a CDS encoding tRNA (cytidine(56)-2'-O)-methyltransferase, whose product MSYSHPASRYERVYVLRIGHRPERDKRITTHVGLVARAFGANGFILGDTCDEKVMESLKDVIDRWGGSMELACGVNSRRYVLEWKRAGGEVIHLTMYGLHVDDVIEEIKRSSKPKLIIVGAEKVPPFFYEYADYNVAIGHQPHSEVAALAIFLHKLYEGKELYIDFPRAKLRIVPSARGKKVVSREA is encoded by the coding sequence ATGTCGTATAGCCACCCTGCTAGCAGGTACGAAAGGGTCTACGTGTTGAGGATAGGTCACAGACCCGAACGAGATAAGAGGATTACTACACATGTAGGGCTTGTAGCTAGAGCTTTTGGCGCTAATGGATTCATTTTAGGTGATACATGTGACGAGAAGGTAATGGAATCGCTGAAAGATGTAATCGACCGCTGGGGCGGCAGCATGGAGTTAGCTTGTGGTGTCAACAGTAGACGCTATGTGCTAGAATGGAAGCGGGCTGGAGGCGAAGTCATACACCTAACCATGTATGGACTCCACGTAGACGACGTTATAGAGGAGATTAAACGTAGCAGTAAACCTAAACTCATAATCGTCGGAGCCGAAAAGGTGCCTCCATTCTTCTACGAGTATGCCGACTACAATGTTGCGATTGGACATCAGCCTCACAGCGAAGTTGCAGCTCTAGCAATATTTCTCCACAAGCTTTATGAGGGTAAGGAACTCTACATAGACTTTCCTAGAGCAAAACTACGCATAGTTCCGTCTGCCAGGGGCAAAAAGGTAGTAAGCCGAGAAGCCTGA
- a CDS encoding thioredoxin family protein — MSNDIVRELRSLIEKKVNELDKELGDPLIYLNKDNFDEVLKNYKVVVVEFSAPWCNPCKAYTPVFKRVARRLADPEKGIVFAYLDTDEAPDIADRYSVDNIPTTIIFVNGHVADVILGVTQESKLTERVQNIVKELLRGEK, encoded by the coding sequence TTGAGCAACGACATAGTAAGAGAGCTGAGAAGCCTAATCGAGAAAAAGGTTAACGAGCTAGACAAGGAACTCGGTGACCCTCTAATTTACCTAAACAAGGACAACTTCGATGAAGTCCTCAAAAATTACAAGGTTGTAGTCGTAGAGTTCTCGGCACCCTGGTGCAACCCTTGCAAAGCCTATACACCTGTATTCAAACGGGTAGCTCGCCGCCTCGCGGACCCTGAAAAGGGCATAGTCTTTGCATACCTAGACACGGACGAAGCTCCTGACATAGCCGATAGATATTCCGTGGACAATATACCAACAACAATAATATTCGTAAACGGTCACGTAGCAGATGTCATACTCGGCGTAACCCAGGAATCCAAGCTAACAGAGAGAGTACAGAACATAGTCAAGGAATTACTACGCGGTGAGAAATAG
- a CDS encoding secondary thiamine-phosphate synthase enzyme YjbQ: MRVFVKEFTVRSSERLQVIDITEKVEKVVKESGISNGIALVFVPHATAAIIANEFEPRIVEDYLELIRQVFKPDYPWKHNTIDNNAHAHLASALIGPSRCFPVAGGRLVRGTWQSILLLELDGPRSRRIIVEVMGE, from the coding sequence TTGAGGGTTTTTGTAAAAGAGTTCACTGTTCGCAGCTCCGAACGTCTCCAGGTCATCGATATTACTGAAAAGGTTGAGAAGGTTGTTAAGGAGTCGGGCATAAGTAACGGTATTGCACTAGTATTTGTTCCACATGCCACTGCTGCAATTATAGCTAACGAGTTTGAGCCGAGGATCGTCGAAGACTACCTTGAGCTAATTAGGCAGGTTTTCAAACCGGACTATCCGTGGAAACATAATACTATCGATAATAATGCCCATGCACATCTTGCCTCTGCTCTTATTGGTCCTTCGCGCTGCTTCCCGGTTGCCGGAGGTAGGCTTGTGAGGGGTACATGGCAGAGTATTTTACTGCTTGAGCTTGACGGACCTCGGAGTAGAAGGATTATTGTTGAGGTTATGGGTGAGTAG
- a CDS encoding RecB-family nuclease encodes MGAAASSGIPEVARLALKLGASFTILGTVKEAIEVFKPDHVVVVSRDYGEPVVPEEYASKLLERKGRIMLVFGGIDPAPSKDVAGLGDAIYPANTRSRLGPIAEAALILYPIARISQGTA; translated from the coding sequence ATGGGAGCTGCCGCTTCAAGCGGCATACCCGAGGTTGCAAGGTTAGCGCTAAAGCTTGGAGCAAGCTTTACAATACTAGGCACAGTCAAGGAGGCCATAGAGGTGTTTAAGCCAGACCACGTTGTCGTAGTCTCACGCGACTATGGCGAGCCCGTGGTGCCCGAGGAGTATGCATCAAAACTGCTAGAGAGGAAGGGTAGGATCATGCTTGTATTTGGTGGCATAGACCCGGCGCCCTCAAAAGACGTTGCAGGACTAGGAGATGCCATCTACCCGGCAAATACACGGTCCCGTCTTGGTCCTATCGCCGAAGCAGCATTAATACTGTATCCTATTGCAAGGATTTCTCAAGGTACCGCCTAA
- a CDS encoding BtpA/SgcQ family protein, with protein sequence MRKEDGAELLVIPLLGYKPLIGMIHLPPTPSYVKDRVDIDRLVDYALWEAGKLADAGFNAVIIENYGDHPYTVTAPSLSVLAIARIAAEVARTYSGKLRVGINILRNAAPQALEAALVSGASFIRVNSYCELRVSMEGILTPAAYIIERIREELRAPVLVFADVDVKHSAPLATASLEQILHDCARRGRPDAIIVSGSATGEPPSPGYVASIKAMVPYKPIIIGSGISIDNIMAYWRVADGFIVGTSIKLNGKTLNPVDERRARQLAELVNELRVKDYQKLGLKV encoded by the coding sequence GTGAGGAAAGAGGATGGCGCTGAGCTGCTTGTAATCCCTCTCCTGGGCTATAAGCCGCTCATAGGTATGATACATTTACCGCCAACACCGAGTTACGTGAAGGACCGCGTAGACATTGACAGGCTAGTAGACTACGCCTTATGGGAAGCTGGCAAGTTAGCGGACGCCGGATTTAACGCGGTTATAATTGAAAACTATGGTGACCATCCTTACACAGTAACAGCGCCAAGCCTTAGCGTGTTAGCCATTGCGCGGATAGCAGCAGAAGTAGCCAGAACCTATAGTGGTAAGCTACGAGTAGGCATTAACATTCTCCGCAATGCTGCCCCACAAGCTCTAGAAGCAGCACTAGTTTCTGGTGCTAGTTTTATACGAGTGAACAGCTATTGCGAGCTACGAGTATCGATGGAGGGTATCCTAACGCCAGCAGCATATATTATTGAAAGAATCCGCGAGGAGCTCAGAGCTCCTGTACTCGTATTTGCAGATGTTGATGTTAAGCATTCAGCCCCACTGGCAACAGCTAGCCTAGAGCAAATCCTGCATGACTGTGCTAGACGAGGCAGGCCTGACGCCATAATCGTATCTGGGTCTGCAACGGGCGAGCCACCAAGCCCAGGCTATGTGGCGTCAATAAAGGCCATGGTACCCTACAAGCCGATTATAATTGGAAGTGGCATAAGCATAGATAACATTATGGCCTATTGGAGAGTCGCAGATGGGTTCATAGTTGGAACATCAATAAAACTTAATGGTAAAACGTTAAACCCCGTAGATGAGCGGAGGGCTCGCCAGCTTGCAGAACTTGTGAACGAACTGCGCGTGAAGGACTACCAAAAGCTAGGGCTAAAGGTTTAG
- a CDS encoding GntR family transcriptional regulator, producing the protein MSSEIEKLFTFVEKLVDSDARKVFEALYEAGEELSEADIATKTGLKLNVVRRALNSMAEKGLVVYRRQKHPQKNKLVFYWRINYEGLPSIIESRKRAAHEKLRTLLEKEESVHYYVCPRDGTRYTFEEALDHEFICPRCGSMLVLDEERELRIQILKQYIKMLEDELGGAKAS; encoded by the coding sequence ATGAGTAGCGAGATTGAGAAGCTCTTCACATTTGTCGAAAAGCTTGTAGACAGTGATGCAAGAAAGGTTTTTGAAGCCCTTTACGAGGCTGGGGAAGAACTATCAGAGGCTGATATAGCTACTAAGACAGGGTTAAAGCTAAATGTTGTAAGGAGAGCACTTAATAGCATGGCTGAAAAGGGCCTTGTGGTCTATCGTAGGCAGAAACATCCGCAGAAAAACAAGCTCGTATTCTACTGGAGAATAAACTATGAGGGATTGCCATCGATAATAGAGTCTAGGAAGCGCGCAGCTCATGAGAAGCTCCGAACCCTACTAGAGAAAGAGGAGTCCGTTCATTACTATGTGTGCCCACGTGATGGGACAAGGTATACGTTTGAAGAGGCGCTCGACCACGAGTTCATATGTCCGCGTTGCGGCTCAATGCTTGTTCTTGATGAGGAGCGTGAACTAAGAATACAGATTCTCAAGCAGTACATAAAGATGTTGGAGGATGAGCTTGGTGGAGCTAAGGCTAGTTGA
- a CDS encoding nicotinate phosphoribosyltransferase, with the protein MKEPQLYIADADSIRSGAVTDIYFVRTRQVLAAKGLCDTYVRAELHAYSLPRGYEWAVFAGLEEALAILRGRRVNVYAMPEGTLFKPMEPLMVIEGPYCEFAELETAILGVLRHETSIATKAARIRLAAGDRTVLFFGLRALHPAIAPMADRAAYIGGCDGVSGIMSERFLGVKPTGTMPHALIIVFGDQVKAWKAFDEVVDETVPRIALTDTFYDERVEALMAAKALGSRLYGVRLDTPSSRRGNMRKIVQEVRWTLDINGFRHVKIFVSGGLDEDEVRELRDIVDGFGVGTSIAFPPSIDISMDIVEVRRGDKWEPIAKRGKLPGFKQVYRCRLLEDYIVPWDAKPPSCPDGSKPKPLLEKVMENGEIIKELPTVHDIRSYVLEQLRAFSQ; encoded by the coding sequence TTGAAGGAGCCTCAGCTGTATATTGCTGATGCGGACTCTATTCGGAGTGGTGCTGTTACAGATATTTACTTTGTTAGGACTAGGCAGGTACTTGCTGCTAAGGGGCTCTGTGATACATACGTTCGTGCGGAATTACATGCTTATAGTCTGCCAAGAGGATATGAATGGGCAGTTTTTGCAGGGCTAGAGGAGGCTCTCGCAATTCTTAGGGGGAGACGCGTCAACGTCTATGCAATGCCCGAGGGAACACTCTTTAAACCTATGGAACCTCTCATGGTTATTGAGGGGCCTTACTGTGAGTTTGCTGAGCTTGAAACAGCTATCCTCGGTGTTTTAAGGCACGAAACGAGTATCGCCACTAAGGCTGCAAGAATACGACTTGCAGCCGGCGATAGGACGGTATTGTTCTTCGGCCTTAGAGCGCTCCATCCCGCAATAGCACCAATGGCTGATAGAGCCGCGTATATAGGTGGCTGTGACGGTGTTTCGGGCATTATGTCCGAGCGGTTCCTTGGAGTAAAGCCTACAGGCACTATGCCTCATGCATTGATAATAGTGTTCGGTGACCAGGTTAAAGCATGGAAAGCCTTTGACGAAGTTGTTGATGAAACTGTGCCGCGGATAGCGCTTACAGATACTTTCTACGATGAACGCGTAGAGGCGTTAATGGCTGCTAAGGCTCTAGGCTCCAGACTGTATGGGGTTAGGCTTGATACGCCAAGTAGTAGAAGGGGCAATATGAGAAAGATAGTTCAAGAGGTTAGATGGACACTAGACATTAACGGATTTAGGCATGTCAAGATATTTGTTAGCGGCGGCCTAGACGAGGATGAGGTGAGAGAGCTAAGGGATATCGTTGATGGGTTTGGTGTCGGAACCTCAATAGCGTTTCCACCGAGCATAGACATAAGTATGGATATTGTTGAGGTACGGCGTGGAGATAAATGGGAACCCATAGCTAAGCGTGGCAAGCTGCCAGGATTTAAGCAAGTGTATAGGTGTAGACTACTCGAAGACTACATTGTACCATGGGATGCCAAGCCACCAAGCTGTCCTGACGGCAGTAAGCCTAAACCTCTGCTAGAAAAGGTTATGGAGAACGGAGAAATCATCAAGGAGCTTCCAACAGTCCATGATATAAGGTCATACGTGCTTGAGCAGCTTAGAGCTTTTAGCCAGTAG
- a CDS encoding chromatin protein Cren7 yields MACEKPVKVRDPTTGKEVELVPIKVWQLAPRGRKGVKIGLFKSPETGKYFRAKVPDDYPICS; encoded by the coding sequence TTGGCGTGTGAGAAGCCTGTTAAGGTTCGTGACCCTACTACTGGTAAGGAGGTAGAGCTGGTACCAATCAAGGTGTGGCAGCTAGCACCCAGGGGTAGGAAGGGCGTCAAGATAGGCCTATTCAAGAGCCCCGAAACAGGCAAGTACTTCAGAGCCAAGGTACCAGACGACTACCCAATCTGCAGCTAA
- a CDS encoding DNA cytosine methyltransferase gives MSLVELRLVDLFSGAGGFAEGFRRAGFRILLGVDNNPAAIRSFKANFPEAVALAMDIQEVTGKLIESLVGPVDVVIGSPPCEPYTGANPRRMKDPIDRLYRDPAGQLVLHFARIVGELKPKVFVMENVPAIMDVKDELEKIFREAGYNRIYFNLLKAEDYGTPSHRLRVFISNIRIKPRPHRRRITVAEALRGLPEPGAEIVLNHEPPSMSPRKVKRIARLRWGQALIYYEGAEGKRLPNLIRLDPRRHAPTVLGSSRFIHPYEDRFLTVREQARLMGFPDNHVFLGGRDEQYNQVGEAVPVPLAEAIAWEVRRYLEKSLQ, from the coding sequence ATGAGCTTGGTGGAGCTAAGGCTAGTTGACCTATTTTCTGGTGCTGGAGGCTTTGCAGAGGGGTTTAGGAGGGCTGGCTTCCGTATACTACTTGGTGTAGACAACAATCCGGCCGCCATAAGGAGCTTCAAGGCCAACTTCCCCGAGGCTGTAGCCCTGGCCATGGACATCCAGGAAGTTACGGGTAAGCTCATTGAGAGTCTCGTAGGGCCCGTGGATGTGGTCATAGGTAGCCCTCCCTGTGAGCCCTATACCGGTGCCAACCCAAGGCGCATGAAGGATCCTATAGACAGGCTCTACCGGGATCCTGCGGGTCAGCTTGTACTCCACTTTGCCCGGATAGTCGGGGAGCTTAAGCCGAAGGTATTCGTTATGGAGAACGTGCCGGCAATTATGGACGTAAAGGATGAGCTTGAAAAGATATTCCGTGAGGCTGGCTACAACCGAATATACTTTAACCTGCTCAAAGCGGAAGACTATGGCACACCGAGTCATCGTCTAAGAGTATTCATATCAAACATACGCATCAAGCCGAGACCCCACCGTAGGAGGATAACAGTTGCAGAAGCCCTAAGGGGGCTCCCCGAGCCTGGAGCTGAAATAGTGCTAAACCATGAGCCTCCAAGTATGAGTCCTAGGAAGGTTAAGCGTATCGCAAGGCTCCGCTGGGGGCAAGCTCTCATATACTACGAGGGTGCTGAGGGTAAGCGACTGCCAAACCTCATAAGGCTTGACCCTAGGAGGCATGCTCCAACGGTACTCGGCTCAAGCCGCTTCATACACCCCTATGAGGATCGATTCCTCACCGTCAGAGAACAAGCTAGGCTAATGGGGTTCCCTGATAATCATGTCTTTCTGGGTGGCCGCGACGAGCAATACAACCAGGTTGGGGAGGCTGTACCGGTACCGCTGGCTGAGGCTATAGCATGGGAGGTTAGGCGGTACCTTGAGAAATCCTTGCAATAG
- a CDS encoding MGMT family protein has product MSWKDPRSLRDIVYVLLSAVPLGYTVTYSVLARLAGTSPRAIGVFMRQNRDLIVVPCHRVVSVRGLGGYSRGLSFKEKLLRLEGALSSDGGVLRRITSVEDYWRVLEEQGYTCCSIDV; this is encoded by the coding sequence GTGAGCTGGAAGGACCCCCGTAGCCTTCGCGACATAGTCTACGTGTTATTGTCGGCTGTGCCGCTGGGGTATACCGTTACGTACTCGGTGCTGGCTAGACTGGCCGGCACGTCGCCTAGAGCGATAGGGGTGTTCATGAGGCAAAACCGTGACCTGATAGTTGTCCCGTGTCATCGCGTAGTGAGTGTTAGAGGGCTTGGAGGTTACAGTAGAGGGCTCAGTTTTAAGGAGAAGCTCCTAAGGCTCGAGGGAGCCCTTAGCAGTGATGGTGGAGTATTGAGGCGCATCACCAGCGTAGAGGACTACTGGAGAGTGTTAGAGGAGCAAGGCTATACGTGTTGTAGTATTGATGTTTAG
- the ahcY gene encoding adenosylhomocysteinase: MASKIKHPELADRGRLQIEWAEKHMPVVAKFIRERFAAEKPLNGIRVGAVLHVTKETAALVRTLVAGGAVVRLAASNPLSTQDDVAAALASEEGIEVCAWRGMSEDEYFDCIRWIASWEPNIVIDDGGDLHATLHKEYLDIAARVWGGTEETTTGVIRLRAMEREGVLKYPAIAVNDAKTKMMFDNRYGTGQSAIDGILRATNILLAGKRVVVAGYGWVGRGIAIRARGMGARVIVTEVDPIKALEAVMDGFEVMPMKEAAKIGDVFITATGNKKVIRREHFEVMKDGAILANAGHFNVEIWVPDLEELAVSKRQVRPYVTEYTLADGRKIYLLAEGRLVNLVAAEGHPSEVMDMSFANQALSVEYLVKSRGKLEPKVYNVPREIDEEVARLKLKAMGIEIDKLTEEQKQYLESWKL; this comes from the coding sequence GTGGCTAGCAAGATAAAGCATCCCGAACTTGCTGATAGGGGCAGGCTTCAGATCGAATGGGCAGAAAAGCATATGCCTGTAGTTGCCAAGTTTATCCGTGAAAGATTTGCTGCCGAGAAGCCACTTAACGGTATCAGGGTTGGAGCCGTACTACACGTCACCAAGGAGACTGCTGCATTAGTACGCACACTTGTTGCTGGCGGCGCTGTAGTAAGACTTGCAGCTAGCAATCCTTTAAGCACACAGGACGATGTAGCTGCTGCACTAGCAAGCGAGGAAGGTATCGAGGTCTGTGCTTGGCGCGGCATGAGTGAGGACGAGTATTTTGACTGCATACGCTGGATTGCATCCTGGGAGCCAAACATAGTCATAGACGATGGAGGAGACCTACACGCTACACTACATAAGGAATACCTTGACATCGCTGCAAGGGTTTGGGGCGGCACGGAGGAGACAACAACAGGCGTCATAAGACTTAGAGCTATGGAGAGGGAGGGTGTGCTAAAGTACCCCGCGATAGCGGTCAATGATGCAAAAACCAAAATGATGTTCGACAACCGCTACGGTACCGGCCAGAGCGCAATAGACGGGATACTGAGAGCTACAAACATACTGCTTGCAGGCAAGAGGGTCGTCGTTGCAGGTTATGGCTGGGTTGGACGGGGTATAGCTATACGTGCACGTGGCATGGGTGCACGTGTCATAGTCACAGAGGTTGACCCCATAAAGGCGCTCGAAGCAGTAATGGATGGCTTCGAAGTCATGCCAATGAAGGAGGCGGCAAAGATAGGCGATGTATTCATAACTGCCACTGGTAACAAGAAGGTTATCCGTCGCGAACACTTCGAGGTAATGAAGGATGGCGCGATACTAGCCAATGCTGGCCACTTCAACGTGGAGATATGGGTGCCGGACCTGGAGGAGCTAGCAGTTTCGAAGAGGCAGGTTAGACCCTACGTAACCGAGTACACGCTAGCCGATGGAAGAAAGATATACCTACTAGCTGAGGGAAGGCTCGTAAACCTCGTGGCTGCCGAGGGACACCCAAGCGAAGTCATGGATATGAGCTTTGCAAACCAAGCACTCTCCGTGGAATATCTCGTCAAGAGCCGTGGAAAGCTAGAACCCAAAGTATACAATGTACCGAGAGAGATCGACGAAGAGGTAGCAAGACTAAAGCTCAAAGCTATGGGCATAGAGATTGACAAGCTGACAGAAGAACAGAAACAATACCTTGAGAGCTGGAAACTATAA
- a CDS encoding MBL fold metallo-hydrolase produces the protein MQQSFGVTVTDRGAIILSKSISVDGYADGAIVRVVTHIHSDHLLDLSRSIRYAEFIAATPLTLDLLGALGHRIPEHKKLPMPIGMKVQVDDGVLRLVRARHIPGSASVVFESSEFSAGYTGDFKLPGTDILRGLDVLVIDATYGLPEWVRPWQEEIDYLLADIVLDELRKGSPVHIYAYNGKIEEVMLLLREMGVDAPYLVGVRHYRVLRVLEKHGYRIGDVVLESSREGWEVKRSRWYIRFSHYNGWRHSNGRDAVHILLTGWEFSEPYKRLSTNRLIVSFSDHADFSQLVEYVKEAKPKLLLVDSYRGGRAARVFALYVSRRLNIPALAVP, from the coding sequence GTGCAACAGAGTTTTGGCGTTACAGTAACGGATAGAGGCGCTATCATCCTTTCAAAAAGTATTAGTGTTGACGGCTACGCTGATGGTGCTATTGTTAGGGTCGTAACACATATTCATAGTGATCACTTGTTAGACCTGAGTCGTAGTATACGTTATGCCGAGTTTATCGCTGCAACACCACTTACACTAGATCTTCTTGGGGCGCTTGGACACCGAATACCTGAGCATAAGAAGCTACCCATGCCTATAGGTATGAAGGTCCAGGTCGACGATGGCGTGCTTAGGCTTGTTAGGGCCAGGCATATTCCTGGCTCTGCATCTGTGGTCTTTGAGTCTAGCGAGTTCTCAGCGGGATATACTGGTGACTTCAAACTGCCTGGTACAGATATACTCAGAGGCCTGGATGTGCTTGTCATAGATGCTACTTATGGGCTTCCAGAATGGGTTAGACCGTGGCAGGAGGAAATCGATTACTTGCTCGCCGATATTGTACTCGATGAACTGAGAAAGGGGAGCCCCGTCCACATCTACGCCTATAATGGAAAAATCGAGGAAGTTATGCTTCTGCTTCGCGAGATGGGAGTTGACGCACCCTACCTTGTAGGGGTGAGACACTACCGCGTACTTCGCGTTCTCGAGAAGCATGGCTACCGTATAGGCGATGTTGTTTTGGAAAGTTCAAGAGAGGGGTGGGAGGTTAAGCGTAGCCGATGGTATATCAGGTTTAGCCACTATAACGGATGGCGCCACAGTAACGGTAGGGATGCTGTACACATACTGCTTACAGGTTGGGAATTTAGCGAGCCGTACAAGAGGCTGAGCACAAATAGGCTTATTGTATCGTTTAGCGACCATGCCGATTTCAGCCAGCTAGTCGAATATGTTAAAGAAGCTAAGCCTAAGCTGTTACTTGTAGACTCGTACCGGGGCGGACGGGCTGCTAGAGTATTTGCACTCTATGTTTCAAGGAGGCTGAATATACCCGCTCTAGCTGTACCCTAA
- the gatC gene encoding Asp-tRNA(Asn)/Glu-tRNA(Gln) amidotransferase subunit GatC yields MGDVDVKHVAWLARIQLSDEEVELFKRLVNSAMKLINKLLEAPVEDVEPLYHALDKEGLLRSDKPSIHLDRERVLANAAKSQEGYIVAPRTVEE; encoded by the coding sequence TTGGGCGATGTTGATGTAAAGCATGTGGCCTGGCTTGCCCGTATACAGCTTAGCGACGAAGAGGTCGAGCTGTTCAAGAGACTCGTAAATAGCGCTATGAAGCTCATCAACAAACTTCTAGAAGCACCTGTAGAAGACGTAGAGCCCCTATACCATGCGCTTGATAAAGAAGGTTTGCTGCGCAGCGATAAGCCAAGCATACACCTTGACAGAGAAAGAGTCCTAGCCAATGCTGCAAAGAGCCAGGAAGGTTACATAGTTGCTCCTCGCACTGTTGAAGAGTAA